One Buteo buteo chromosome 4, bButBut1.hap1.1, whole genome shotgun sequence DNA segment encodes these proteins:
- the PPP1R3C gene encoding protein phosphatase 1 regulatory subunit 3C: MHCSRMIQILDPRPLPSSIMPVDVAMRICLAHSPPLKSFLSPLEDCQRNNFVNRFKPLRPCLHMKRDSEAQKSDWNHSAARAKKRVVFADSKGLSLTAIHTFSEFQEHPGWDLQFDLLGIENITSGLKLHEEKNLILSFPRPSADYLDFRNRLQKNLVCLENCTLQEKVLSGTVKVKNVSFEKKVQVRITFDTWKTYTDIECVYMNNVYSDSENDTFSFTIDLPPAISPEEKIEFCISYQSGEHTFWDNNEGQNYKILHAEWKPDGVQIPSAKKDCVDLQTPTRGQEREPDQLGSPRLSTGLFPQWQSLGQVENSSPYW; the protein is encoded by the coding sequence aatgaTACAGATCTTGGACCCGAGGCCCTTGCCAAGTTCCATCATGCCCGTGGACGTGGCCATGAGAATATGCTTAGCCCATTCCCCACCACTGAAGAGTTTTCTCAGCCCTCTTGAGGACTGCCAAAGAAACAACTTTGTGAACAGATTCAAACCTCTCAGACCGTGTCTTCACATGAAACGTGACTCCGAAGCTCAGAAGAGTGACTGGAACCACTCAGCAGCCCGAGCGAAGAAGCGAGTTGTGTTTGCGGACTCGAAGGGGCTGTCCCTGACAGCGATACACACCTTCTCCGAGTTCCAGGAGCACCCTGGGTGGGATCTTCAGTTTGACCTCTTAGGCATTGAAAACATAACATCTGGCTTAAAGCTACATGAGGAGAAAAACTTGATTCTGAGTTTCCCTCGGCCCTCAGCTGactacctggacttcaggaaCCGTCTGCAGAAGAACTTGGTCTGCCTGGAGAACTGCACCCTGCAAGAGAAGGTGCTGTCAGGCACTGTGAAAGTAAAAAATGTGAGCTTTGAAAAAAAGGTTCAGGTTCGAATTACCTTTGATACATGGAAGACTTACACGGACATTGAGTGTGTATACATGAACAATGTTTACAGTGATTCTGAAAATGATACCTTCTCATTTACCATTGACTTGCCTCCTGCCATTTCCCCTGAAGAGAAGATAGAGTTTTGCATTTCTTACCAAAGTGGAGAACATACCTTCTGGGACAATAATGAGGGTCAGAATTACAAGATTCTCCATGCAGAGTGGAAGCCTGATGGCGTTCAGATACCATCTGCCAAGAAAGACTGTGTAGATCTTCAGACTCCAACGAGAGGACAAGAAAGAGAGCCTGATCAACTAGGCAGTCCGAGGCTGTCCACTGGTCTCTTTCCCCAGTGGCAGAGCTTGGGTCAGGTTGAAAATTCATCACCATATTGGTGA